A single region of the Triplophysa dalaica isolate WHDGS20190420 chromosome 15, ASM1584641v1, whole genome shotgun sequence genome encodes:
- the ankef1b gene encoding ankyrin repeat and EF-hand domain-containing protein 1 isoform X1, giving the protein MRRVAEGLKEIKEVKSALQFPICTKPPQSNCKKMGGELPLYMIEMYQPFTDTTRFSQRRPPIHPIEDDSVWYIDEPEKKYINIHSCVRSGDQDSLSLAFIKNVPVDVTDEFSITPLMTACSSGNYQIAKFLIELGANVKAADQVNQTPLHYACHEGHVDIIRMLVESGATVDSVSTIGETPLMRAIKYCRFSCVEYLIRSGANVMAQNKQEQNCLDIARNYGCGIIIDVISAKYDSLSRIKNNKKVSKPASSKQKKMNVQVTASPVSAAAKQGVKKNLKKKVSKPAFSEQKKLNIQVPPPLISAAAKQDLKENIILKNPKFTMRHASKNDISFVPKTRWGKQLTNTSQHI; this is encoded by the exons ATGAGGAGGGTGGCTGAAG gtttaaaagaaataaaagaagtCAAATCTGCCTTGCAGTTTCCCATATGCACAAAGCCACCCCAGTCGAATTGCAAAAAAATGGGCGGTGAACTTCCTCTCTACATGATTGAGATGTATCAGCCATTCACCGATACAACACGTTTCAGCCAAAGGCGACCACCCATCCACCCAATTGAGGATGACTCTGTCTGGTATATTGATGAGCCTGAAAAGAAATATATCAACATTCATTCTTGTGTGAGAAGTGGAGATCAAGATTCTCTTAGCCTGGCATTCATCAAAAATGTGCCTGTTGATGTCACAGACGAATTTTCTATCACACCTCTCATGACAGCTTGCAGCAGTGGCAACTACCAAATAGCAAAATTCCTCATAGAACTGGG AGCCAATGTCAAAGCAGCTGACCAGGTTAACCAGACACCTCTCCACTATGCTTGCCATGAAGGACATGTGGACATTATTCGCATGTTGGTGGAATCTGGAGCGACGGTGGATTCAGTATCAACGATTGGTGAAACTCCACTCATGAGAGCTATTAAATACTGTAGATTCAGTTGTGTGGAGTATCTTATCAGATCTGGAGCCAATGTTATGGCACAAAACAAGCAAG AGCAGAATTGTTTGGACATTGCCAGAAATTATGGTTGTGGTATAATCATTGACGTGATCAGTGCCAAGTATGACAGTCTTTCAAGAATCAAAAACAATAAGAAGGTTTCAAAACCAGCAtcttcaaaacaaaagaag ATGAATGTTCAAGTAACAGCATCACCAGTTTCAGCTGCGGCGAAACAGGGAGTGAAAAAGAACCTTAAGAAAAAGGTTTCAAAACCAGCGTTTTCTGAACAAAAGAAG ttGAATATTCAGGTACCACCGCCATTAATTTCAGCTGCAGCAAAACAGGACCTGAAAGAAAACATCATATTAAAGAACCCAAAGTTCACTATGAGACATGCAAGCAAAAATGACATCAGCTTTGTCCCCAAAACC CGGTGGGGAAAGCAGCTTACCAATACTTCACAACACATTTGA
- the ankef1b gene encoding ankyrin repeat and EF-hand domain-containing protein 1 isoform X2 — translation MRRVAEGLKEIKEVKSALQFPICTKPPQSNCKKMGGELPLYMIEMYQPFTDTTRFSQRRPPIHPIEDDSVWYIDEPEKKYINIHSCVRSGDQDSLSLAFIKNVPVDVTDEFSITPLMTACSSGNYQIAKFLIELGANVKAADQVNQTPLHYACHEGHVDIIRMLVESGATVDSVSTIGETPLMRAIKYCRFSCVEYLIRSGANVMAQNKQEQNCLDIARNYGCGIIIDVISAKYDSLSRIKNNKKVSKPASSKQKKMNVQVTASPVSAAAKQGVKKNLKKKVSKPAFSEQKKVPPPLISAAAKQDLKENIILKNPKFTMRHASKNDISFVPKTRWGKQLTNTSQHI, via the exons ATGAGGAGGGTGGCTGAAG gtttaaaagaaataaaagaagtCAAATCTGCCTTGCAGTTTCCCATATGCACAAAGCCACCCCAGTCGAATTGCAAAAAAATGGGCGGTGAACTTCCTCTCTACATGATTGAGATGTATCAGCCATTCACCGATACAACACGTTTCAGCCAAAGGCGACCACCCATCCACCCAATTGAGGATGACTCTGTCTGGTATATTGATGAGCCTGAAAAGAAATATATCAACATTCATTCTTGTGTGAGAAGTGGAGATCAAGATTCTCTTAGCCTGGCATTCATCAAAAATGTGCCTGTTGATGTCACAGACGAATTTTCTATCACACCTCTCATGACAGCTTGCAGCAGTGGCAACTACCAAATAGCAAAATTCCTCATAGAACTGGG AGCCAATGTCAAAGCAGCTGACCAGGTTAACCAGACACCTCTCCACTATGCTTGCCATGAAGGACATGTGGACATTATTCGCATGTTGGTGGAATCTGGAGCGACGGTGGATTCAGTATCAACGATTGGTGAAACTCCACTCATGAGAGCTATTAAATACTGTAGATTCAGTTGTGTGGAGTATCTTATCAGATCTGGAGCCAATGTTATGGCACAAAACAAGCAAG AGCAGAATTGTTTGGACATTGCCAGAAATTATGGTTGTGGTATAATCATTGACGTGATCAGTGCCAAGTATGACAGTCTTTCAAGAATCAAAAACAATAAGAAGGTTTCAAAACCAGCAtcttcaaaacaaaagaag ATGAATGTTCAAGTAACAGCATCACCAGTTTCAGCTGCGGCGAAACAGGGAGTGAAAAAGAACCTTAAGAAAAAGGTTTCAAAACCAGCGTTTTCTGAACAAAAGAAG GTACCACCGCCATTAATTTCAGCTGCAGCAAAACAGGACCTGAAAGAAAACATCATATTAAAGAACCCAAAGTTCACTATGAGACATGCAAGCAAAAATGACATCAGCTTTGTCCCCAAAACC CGGTGGGGAAAGCAGCTTACCAATACTTCACAACACATTTGA